Proteins encoded by one window of Panicum virgatum strain AP13 chromosome 7N, P.virgatum_v5, whole genome shotgun sequence:
- the LOC120681611 gene encoding uncharacterized protein At2g33490-like isoform X2 yields the protein MAGNSLCRVKEMDEMRSCYDSLLSAAAATTNSVYEFAEAMEEMGTCLLEKAALNYDDDESGRVLMMLGKAQFELQKFVDSYRTNIINTITNPSESLLKELQVVEEMKDQCDQKRVEYEGMRAAYKDKGRSKHSKSESFSTEQLQASFLEYQEEAALFIFRLKSLKQGQFLSILTQAARHHAAQISFFRRGLKHLEALEPYIKAVAEKQHIDYHFSGLDDDSDIDDYSSYQDNHSDGSELSFDYGINDGDKDLPSSTSLMDLDQAQPTSSPRPMKELEQDNAEEIKATFVVPHVKPDIVTQSAPIFAENVPDPSMRFRRMNLSKRVVHSYKLPTPADEKNPAPVVTNTSPLSGPTASKSYVTGNLWHSSPLVKDFKPSSIYSGPVKMPSNNEGISAPLVYSYSTSDFKKMKRETFSGPIPSKTGSSNPLFPATDRRQSMNYPSRVLSTKSHGPGWQSSLPPKVTPRVTSLPTTTPKISELHELPRPPANVGSIRPGLVGYSGPLVSRRQMPNAPARISPPSHKASPLPRPPAAMTRSYSIPSNSQRTPIITVNKLLESRHSRESSEVSSPPLTPISLADVSRRSTAEITVDLKRMKESL from the exons GCTTTcagctgcagctgcaacaaCAAATAGTGTATATG AGTTTGCAGAAGCCATGGAGGAAATGGGAACTTGCTTGCTTGAAAAAGCTGCATTGaattatgatgatgatgaaagtG GTAGAGTGCTGATGATGCTAGGGAAGGCCCAGTTTGAACTGCAGAAGTTTGTGGATAGCTAT CGTACAAATATTATAAATACAATCACAAACCCATCGGAGTCACTTCTGAAGGAGCTACAAGTTGTAGAG GAAATGAAAGATCAATGTGATCAGAAAAG AGTGGAATATGAAGGTATGCGAGCAGCCTATAAAGATAAAGGGCGATCAAAGCACTCCAAATCCGAATCATTCTCCACCGAACAACTGCAAGCTTCATTTCTCGAGTACCAAGAGGAGGCAGCGTTGTTTATATTTCGTTTGAAGTCGCTAAAGCAAGGTCAATTTCTAAGCATTTTAACCCAGGCTGCTCGCCATCATGCTGCTCAG ATCAGTTTTTTCAGGAGAGGGCTGAAGCATCTAGAGGCTCTAGAGCCTTATATCAAAGCAGTTGCTGAGAAGCAGCATATTGACTACCACTTCAGTGGACTGGATGATGACAGTGATATTGATGATTACAGCTCTTACCAGGATAACCATAGTGACGGCAGTGAGTTAAGTTTTGACTACGGGATAAATGATGGGGACAAAGACCTTCCCTCTTCCACAAGTCTAATGGAT TTGGATCAAGCTCAACCAACAAGTTCCCCAAGACCTATGAAGGAACTtgagcag GACAATGCTGAAGAAATAAAGGCGACTTTCGTTGTTCCTCATGTGAAGCCTGATATTGTTACCCAATCAGCACCCATTTTTGCCGAGAATGTGCCTGATCCATCTATGAGGTTTCGCAGAATGAACCTGTCAAAAAGAGTTGTTCATTCCTACAAACTCCCGACACCAGCCGATGAAAAGAATCCCGCTCCAGTAGTCACCAACACATCACCTCTTTCAGGTCCAACTGCAAGTAAATCTTATGTGACAGGAAATTTGTGGCACTCCTCTCCACTGGTGAAAGATTTTAAGCCGAGTTCCATATACAGCGGACCTGTTAAGATGCCATCGAATAATGAGGGGATATCAGCACCACTAGTTTATTCCTACTCCACTTCAGATTTTAAGAAAATGAAGAGGGAAACCTTTTCTGGTCCAATTCCAAGCAAAACAGGATCGAGCAATCCCTTGTTTCCTGCAACAGATCGCAGACAGTCAATGAACTATCCTTCTCGGGTGTTGTCAACAAAATCACATGGCCCAGGTTGGCAGTCATCTTTGCCTCCAAAAGTTACTCCTAGGGTCACTTCACTCCCAACAACAACACCCAAAATAAGTGAGCTGCATGAACTGCCCAGGCCTCCGGCGAATGTAGGCAGCATCCGTCCTGGTTTGGTTGGATATTCTGGTCCTTTGGTTTCAAGGCGGCAGATGCCTAATGCACCAGCCCGTATCTCACCGCCATCACATAAAGCATCACCACTTCCACGGCCACCTGCTGCCATGACCCGCAGTTATTCGATACCTTCAAATAGTCAACGAACTCCTATTATTACTGTGAATAAATTGTTGGAGTCTAGGCATAGCAGGGAGAGCAGTGAAGTATCCTCGCCCCCACTAACACCTATATCACTGGCAGATGTTTCCCGCAGATCAACAGCAGAAATAACTGTAGACCTTAAAAGGATGAAGG AATCCCTGTGA
- the LOC120681611 gene encoding uncharacterized protein At2g33490-like isoform X1: protein MKSPLRRFRGFGHHHRERRDHAPPPAKLDELVHAAQEMDEMRSCYDSLLSAAAATTNSVYEFAEAMEEMGTCLLEKAALNYDDDESGRVLMMLGKAQFELQKFVDSYRTNIINTITNPSESLLKELQVVEEMKDQCDQKRVEYEGMRAAYKDKGRSKHSKSESFSTEQLQASFLEYQEEAALFIFRLKSLKQGQFLSILTQAARHHAAQISFFRRGLKHLEALEPYIKAVAEKQHIDYHFSGLDDDSDIDDYSSYQDNHSDGSELSFDYGINDGDKDLPSSTSLMDLDQAQPTSSPRPMKELEQDNAEEIKATFVVPHVKPDIVTQSAPIFAENVPDPSMRFRRMNLSKRVVHSYKLPTPADEKNPAPVVTNTSPLSGPTASKSYVTGNLWHSSPLVKDFKPSSIYSGPVKMPSNNEGISAPLVYSYSTSDFKKMKRETFSGPIPSKTGSSNPLFPATDRRQSMNYPSRVLSTKSHGPGWQSSLPPKVTPRVTSLPTTTPKISELHELPRPPANVGSIRPGLVGYSGPLVSRRQMPNAPARISPPSHKASPLPRPPAAMTRSYSIPSNSQRTPIITVNKLLESRHSRESSEVSSPPLTPISLADVSRRSTAEITVDLKRMKESL, encoded by the exons GCTTTcagctgcagctgcaacaaCAAATAGTGTATATG AGTTTGCAGAAGCCATGGAGGAAATGGGAACTTGCTTGCTTGAAAAAGCTGCATTGaattatgatgatgatgaaagtG GTAGAGTGCTGATGATGCTAGGGAAGGCCCAGTTTGAACTGCAGAAGTTTGTGGATAGCTAT CGTACAAATATTATAAATACAATCACAAACCCATCGGAGTCACTTCTGAAGGAGCTACAAGTTGTAGAG GAAATGAAAGATCAATGTGATCAGAAAAG AGTGGAATATGAAGGTATGCGAGCAGCCTATAAAGATAAAGGGCGATCAAAGCACTCCAAATCCGAATCATTCTCCACCGAACAACTGCAAGCTTCATTTCTCGAGTACCAAGAGGAGGCAGCGTTGTTTATATTTCGTTTGAAGTCGCTAAAGCAAGGTCAATTTCTAAGCATTTTAACCCAGGCTGCTCGCCATCATGCTGCTCAG ATCAGTTTTTTCAGGAGAGGGCTGAAGCATCTAGAGGCTCTAGAGCCTTATATCAAAGCAGTTGCTGAGAAGCAGCATATTGACTACCACTTCAGTGGACTGGATGATGACAGTGATATTGATGATTACAGCTCTTACCAGGATAACCATAGTGACGGCAGTGAGTTAAGTTTTGACTACGGGATAAATGATGGGGACAAAGACCTTCCCTCTTCCACAAGTCTAATGGAT TTGGATCAAGCTCAACCAACAAGTTCCCCAAGACCTATGAAGGAACTtgagcag GACAATGCTGAAGAAATAAAGGCGACTTTCGTTGTTCCTCATGTGAAGCCTGATATTGTTACCCAATCAGCACCCATTTTTGCCGAGAATGTGCCTGATCCATCTATGAGGTTTCGCAGAATGAACCTGTCAAAAAGAGTTGTTCATTCCTACAAACTCCCGACACCAGCCGATGAAAAGAATCCCGCTCCAGTAGTCACCAACACATCACCTCTTTCAGGTCCAACTGCAAGTAAATCTTATGTGACAGGAAATTTGTGGCACTCCTCTCCACTGGTGAAAGATTTTAAGCCGAGTTCCATATACAGCGGACCTGTTAAGATGCCATCGAATAATGAGGGGATATCAGCACCACTAGTTTATTCCTACTCCACTTCAGATTTTAAGAAAATGAAGAGGGAAACCTTTTCTGGTCCAATTCCAAGCAAAACAGGATCGAGCAATCCCTTGTTTCCTGCAACAGATCGCAGACAGTCAATGAACTATCCTTCTCGGGTGTTGTCAACAAAATCACATGGCCCAGGTTGGCAGTCATCTTTGCCTCCAAAAGTTACTCCTAGGGTCACTTCACTCCCAACAACAACACCCAAAATAAGTGAGCTGCATGAACTGCCCAGGCCTCCGGCGAATGTAGGCAGCATCCGTCCTGGTTTGGTTGGATATTCTGGTCCTTTGGTTTCAAGGCGGCAGATGCCTAATGCACCAGCCCGTATCTCACCGCCATCACATAAAGCATCACCACTTCCACGGCCACCTGCTGCCATGACCCGCAGTTATTCGATACCTTCAAATAGTCAACGAACTCCTATTATTACTGTGAATAAATTGTTGGAGTCTAGGCATAGCAGGGAGAGCAGTGAAGTATCCTCGCCCCCACTAACACCTATATCACTGGCAGATGTTTCCCGCAGATCAACAGCAGAAATAACTGTAGACCTTAAAAGGATGAAGG AATCCCTGTGA